Within the [Enterobacter] lignolyticus SCF1 genome, the region GTCTTTATGGTCGATCGCTTCGGCCTGCTCACCGACCAGATGCCGAACCTGCTGCCGTTCCAGAACAAGCTGGTGCAAAAGCGCGACGGTCTGGAGCACTGGGACACCCGAGAAGACGTCCTGTCGCTGCTGGACGTGGTGCGCAATGTTAAGCCGGACATTCTGATTGGCGTTTCCGGTCAGACCGGCCTCTTCACCGAAGAGATCATCCGCGAAATGCACAAGCATTGCCCGCGGCCGATCGTCATGCCGCTGTCCAACCCGACGTCCCGCGTGGAGGCGACGCCGCAGGACATCATCGCCTGGACCGAAGGCAATGCGCTGGTCGCCACCGGTAGCCCGTTCGACCCGGTAGTGTGGAAAGACCAGACGTACCCCATCGCCCAGTGCAACAACTCGTACATTTTCCCGGGTATCGGCCTTGGCGTTATCGCCGCTGGCGCCACGCGGATCACCGACGAAATGCTGATGTCCGCCAGCGAAACGCTCGCCAAACACTCACCGCTGGTCAATAACGGCGAAGGTCTGGTGCTGCCGGCGCTAAAAGACATCCATAAAGTTTCCCGGGCGATTGCCTTCGCGGTCGGCAGAATGGCGCAGCAGCAGGGCGTCGCGATGAATACCTCCGCCGATGCGCTGCAGCAGGCGATTGACGACAACTTCTGGTTGCCGGAATACCGCAACTACCGCCGCACCTCCGTCTGATGTCCGACAGGACCTACGTATCTTCGTAGGTCCTGCTCCCGCGACTGGTCAATACCCGCATTCCCCGCTACACTCGCCTCACCTATTAACTTGATGAAAATATAAGGAGGATCCCATGCCGTACTGTGAAATGTTTGATATTTCACATACTTTTGGTGATCGCATCTGCTCAGGCGTTATCGGTATCGTGCTGCGATAACGGTGGCTTGAGCGAAGAAACCACCCCAAATCCCTTCTCTCGGGCTTATCAGGTTATCGTCAGCGATGTTTGACGAGGCATAAACATGCCTGTAACACTTGAGTAAGTTCACATGAGTACATTACTGACTGCACAAGCGCTGTGCATGGAAACGGCTTTTGGTCCGCTGTTTTCCGATCTCTCTTTTACCCTGAAAAAAGGCGACCGCGTCGGGCTTATCGGCTACAACGGCTGCGGCAAAAGCACGCTGCTGAAGATGCTGGACGGCACTCTGCCCCCTTCTTCGGGCTCCGTCTCTCTCGCCCGCCACTGCCTGCCGGGACGCGTGGAACAGCATTTACCGGAACAGCTGGGCGAGTTAACCCTGCTCACGGCCGTGCTGGCGCAGCTGCCGCCTCTGGAACGCGAGCCTCAGCGCTGGCGCGCCGAAGCCCTGCTGGCGGAGATGGGTTTTAGCCCGCAGGATACCGCGCTGACGGCGGCAACGCTGAGCGGCGGCCAGCATACCCGCCTGCTGCTGGCGCGGGCGCTCATCCGCCAGCCGGATTTGCTGCTGCTGGATGAGCCTGGCAACCACCTCGATCTGCCCACGCTGCTGTGGCTGGAGCGTTTTCTCAACGGCTGGAACGGCAGTTTTATTCTGGTTTCCCACGACCAGCAGCTGCTGGATAACGTCACCAACGCGAGCCTTATCCTGCGCGACCGTCGTCTGCACGCGTTTGCTCTGCCCTGCAGCGCCGCGCGTCAGGCGCTGGCGGCGCAGGATGAGAGCGATGCGCTGCGGTTTAAAGCCGAGCAGAAAGAGATAGACCGCATCGCCACCAGCGCCAGACGGTTGGCCACCTGGGGCAAAGTCTACGATAACGAAGGCCTTGCCCGTAAAGCCAAACAGATGGAAAAGCAGGTTGAACGGCTAACGGAAAGCCAGACGGACGTTACCGCCGGCAGCCAGTGGCAGCTGATACTGCGCGGCGATGCGCTGCAGGCCGACCGTCTGCTGGAAATGGAAAACCTCGCGGTAGCACCCGCGCCGGGCTTACCGGCGCTGTTCACCACCGGAGCAGCGCGGCTTAAATCCGGCGATCGCGTGGCGGTTATCGGTCGCAACGGTTGCGGGAAATCCTCACTGCTGCGGCTTATCTGGCAAAACGTCGGCCTGCCTGCGTCTGACGCGGCGTTGAAAATCCATCCGCGGGTGGACATCGGCTATTACGACCAGACGCTGCGCCAGCTGGCGGATGACGCCACGCTGTTTGACGCCCTGCTGCCGTTCGCGGCCTCAGCGGAAGAACGCAAAATGGCGCTTATCAGCGCCGGATTTGCGTGGAGCCGACACGGCCAGCAGGTGAATTCACTGAGCGGCGGCGAGCGTTCCCGGCTGCTGTTCGTCGGGCTGACGCTGGCGCGCTATAGCCTGCTGATGCTGGATGAACCGACCAACCATCTCGATATGGAAGGTAAAGAGGCGCTGGCGCAGTCGCTGCGCGAGTTTTCCGGCGGCGTCCTGCTGGTCAGCCATGACCGCCAGCTGATGGCGCAAAGCTGTAACCGTTTCTGGTTAATCGATAACGGTCGGCTGGAAGAGTGGCATGATGCCGACGCGGCCTGGGAGCGCTTGCGCAATGGCTCAGACAGTACCGCTATCGCGCCCGCCCGCGCAGGTGGGCGACCGACGCCCGCCGAAGAACCGGAGGACCTGCTGGAGACGCTGGTGGCTCTTGAGTCGCTGCTGGCGGACGATCTGGCGCGAAAGCCGAAACATCAAAAACCGCAGCTGCAGGCGCAGTGGCGTGAGGAGATAGACGCCCTCAACGCCCGTCTTGAGCGGCTATAGCCCCATCAAACAGGCGCCATGCTGGCGCCTGTTTTTTCTCTGCATAATTTTCGCGATCCCGCACGGGCGCGATTACACTTCAAAGTGTTACCTCAACAATCCCAACATCCTCCACAGAAGAAGAAGATAGCTATGGGAAACAAGAAAAAAGTCAGCATCATCGCAGAGACATCAACGCCTGCTTCAATGAAGACGAAAGCGTACGAAAAGGAGCTGCGGCGCCTCCACGTGGAGCTGGTTAAGCTACAGCGCTGGGTTGTCGCCAAAGGGCTCAAAGTCTGTATCGTCTTTGAAGGCCGCGACGGCGCCGGTAAGGGGGGCACCATCAAGGCGATTACCGAGCGCGTAAGCCCCCGCGTATTCCGCGTCGTCGCCCTTCCCGCGCCGACGGAGCGAGAAAAGAGCCAGCTTTATCTCCAGCGCTACATCCGCCACCTGCCCGCAGCGGGCGAAATCGTTATTTTCGATCGCAGCTGGTATAACCGCGCGGGCGTTGAGCGGGTGATGGGCTTTTGTACCGAGGAGCAGGTCGAAAAATTTCTCGACGGCACCCCGCTGGTGGAACGTTCCATGGTGGAATCCGGGATTATCCTGCTCAAATACTGGCTTGAAGTCACCCCGAAGGAGCAGGAGCGCCGCCTGCGCGACCGCATCGACGACGGACGCAAAATCTGGAAGCTGTCGCCGATGGATATCAAATCGTTCAACCTGTGGGATGAGTATACCCAGGCGCGCGACGCGATGTTCGCCGCCACCGATACCGCCTGGGCGCCCTGGTTCGTCGCCCGCTCCGAAGATAAAAAGCGCGTCCGGCTGAATATTATTTCGCACCTGCTCTCTCGCATACCCTATAAAGACCTGCCGATGGAGCCGGTTAAACTGCCAAAACGGAAAATTGGTAAAATAAAGCCTGTCGATTACCCTTTCCGCTTTATTCCTGAGCTGTTCTGACCGGGGGAAACCCCGGTTTTATTTCACCAAATAAAAAAGAAGGAATACACCTCACAATTCCGCACTGCAATACCAGACCCTTTCTTGTTATTCAGAACCCTCAGCGCAAATGAGTAAACGGCAGGGAAAAGCATATTGTTTTTTAACGCGGCAGGAAGATAATGCACTCACCAACACAGGAGAGCACGATGAAATCGACATCGACGAACGGCTATGATGTGCAGCCGCACAGCGCACCGGGGCTGAAGCACTCAACGTTGACACCGGAAGAAAATGAGGAGCAGCGCCAACATGATAAAGAATTTATATGTGCAATGAATGAGATTGTAGCTACACATGGAGCACTCACGGATGACGATTTTTTTAAGGTGCTATAATGCTCAAACAATTTAATGTTTACCGGAACCCCTCACCTGCAACGAGTAAAATCTGGCCTTACTATATAATAATACAGAATGATTGCTATGAGGATCTCACTACCAGAACCATTGTTCCATTAATGCAAAATCGTTCACTATCACTCTGGCATCGCCATATAGCGCCAAAAATTAATATCGAATTCGACACATGGGTTCTTTACGCACCTATGATTACTAACTTGAATATTCTTAAAATTAATCATAATGATTTTGTATGTAATTTAAAAAGCGCCCGACATGACGTTGTTGCGGCAGTCGATGCGCTTATTACCGGTATCTGACTGCAGGCATCGATCAAAGGCGCTACGAACGTAGCGCCAAATCAGGCAAGTCGTTAGCGTATCCCTTCGGCGCTCTCCTTCTTCGCCTCCAGACGTTCGACGTCGCGATACCAGCGCGGATGATGCTTCTGCGCCCAACGGCGGCTCACCTTGCCTTCAACCATCCCTTTAATCGACCCCTTCACCCAGAAGGCCATATACATATGGATCAGGATGGCGTGGATCAGAATGATGGCCGAGGTCGCATGGATAAGCAGACTATAGCGCACGACCTGAATCGGGAAATATTGAGCAAAATACGGACGCCAGATGATAACGCCCGTCACCAGCAGCACAAAGATCATGCTCATGATGGTCCAGAACATCATCTTCTGCCCGGCATTGTATTTACCCACTTTCGCGACGTTATGCTCGTTGCCCTTCAGGACTTCGATAATCCCCTTCAACCACGGAATATCCTGCCTGTCCGGGATGTTGTGATGGACGAAACGCACGAACATAAACATCAGCACCACAAAAATCAGCACGCCGAAGAACGGGTGCAGAATGCGCCCCATCTGCGGCGTCCCGAAGGTCTCGGTCAGCCACTGCAGCGTCGGGAAAAAGAACGAAATCCCCGATACCGCCACCAGAAAGAAGCAGATCACCACCGTCCAGTGGCAGGCGCGATCGATAAACTTCGTGCGCACAATCATCTTCGACTTACTCATGGCGATCCTCCTCGTCGTCGTCCGCCTCTTTATTTGGCCCGATACCGATGTAGTGATAAATCAGCCCGGCAAAGGTGGCGATAAAACCGGCGGCAGCCAGCGGTTTCAGGGCACCTTTCCACAGGTTGATGGAGGTATCGATCGCTGGCGTCTTCGGCAGATTGTGATACAGCTCAGGTTGGTCGTTGTGATGCAGCACGTACATAACGTGCGTACCGCCCACCCCCTGCGGATTGTAAATGCCCGCATTTTGATAGCCGCGCGCTTTCAGTTTGTCCACGCGCGCCTGCGCCACCTCCAGCATCTCCTTTTTGCTACCAAAATGGATGGCGCCCGTCGGGCATGTTTTCACGCAGGCCGGCTCCTGGCCGACGCTGACGCGATCGACGCACAGGGTGCATTTGTAGACCCGGTTATCCTCTTTATTGAGGCGCGGGATGTTGAACGGACACCCGGCGATGCAGTAGCCGCAGCCGATGCAGTTGTCCTGCTGGAAATCGACGATCCCATTCGCGTACTGAATAATTGCTCCGGCTGACAGGCACGCCTTCAGGCAGCCCGGATCTTCGCAGTGCATACAGCCGTCTTTACGGATAAGCCACTCCAGCTTGCCGTTCTGGTCGGTTTCGCTAAAGCGCATCACCGTCCAGGATTTGGCGCTCAGGTCGGCCGGATTATCGTACACCCCGACGCAGTGCCCCACGTCGTCACGGATATCATTCCACTCTGAGCAGGCCACCTGGCAGGCTTTACAGCCCACGCAGGAGGAGACATCGATAAGCTTGGCGACTTCAGCCTTGTAATCCCGCGCACGCGGCGCGGGGGTCATCGGGTTCGTCGCGGAGCGGTTGATAATGTCCTGTGTTTCCATTGTCATTGAATCGCTCCTCAGGCTTTCTCGATGTTGACCAGAAACGCCTTATACTCCGGCGTTTGCGAGTTGGCATCGCCGACGTTTGGCGTCAGGGTGTTGGCGATATAGCCCTTTTGCGCCACGCCTTCAAAGCCCCAGTGCAGCGGGATCCCGACGGTTTCCACCTGCTGGCCGTTGACGTTCAGGGTTTGCAGACGGCGGGTAACCACCGCAACGGCGCGGATAAAGCCGCGCCTGCTGCTGACCGTCACACGGTCGCCGTTGGCAATGCCTTTGCTTGCCGCCAGGGTTTCGCTTATCTCTACAAACTGTTCCGGCTGCGCGATGGCGTTAAGCCGCGCGTGCTTGGTCCAGGTATGGAAATGCTCGGTCAGGCGATAGGTCGTGCCGACGTACGGGAACCGGTCCTTCTTACCTAAACGCAGCACGTCGTCCTCGTAAATACGCACCACCGGGCTGGAGATCACGCCGGGGTGCAGCGGGTTGGTGCCGAGCGGCGTTTCCATCGGCTCGTAGTGCTCCGGGAACGGGCCTTCCGCCAGCTTGTCGAGGGCGAACAGACGCCCCAGCCCTTCCGGCTGCATGATAAACGGCCCGGTTTTACTGCCCGGCGCGGCGGTGCTGAAGTCCGGAATGTCGTTACCCGTCCACTTCTGTCCGTTCCACTCGATCAGCATCCGCTTCGGATCCCACGGCTTGCCGTTGATATCCGCCGAGGCGCGGTTATACAGCACGCGACGATTGAGCGGCCACGCCCAGGACCAGCCCAGCGTGTTGCCAAGCCCAGACGGATCGGCGTTGTCGCGGTTAGCCATCTGGTTGCCCTGCTCCGTCCAGCTGCCGGTATAGATCCAGCAGGAAGACGCAGTGCTGCCGTCGTCACGCAGCAGCGCAAAACTGCTCAACAGCTGGCCTTTCTTCGCCAGCAGATTACCGTTGGCGTCAAAGAGATCCGCCAGCGCCACGCCGTTGTTCTCTTTGGCCACCTCTGCGGATTCCGGATGGTCCGGCTGCTTGTAGTCCCAGCGCATCTTCAGCAGCGGCTCAACGCCCTTGCCGCCTTCCGCGCGGTACATCGCGCGCAGGCGATGGTAAATCCCGGCAAGAATTTCGCCGTCGTTACGCGCTTCGCCAGGGGCATCCTGACCTTTCCAGTGCCACTGCAGCCAGCGCCCGGAGTTGGCAATCGAACCGTCTTCCTCGGCAAAGCAGGTCGACGGCAGGCGGAACACTTCGGTTTGAATCGACGCGGTATCCACATCGTTCATTTCGCCGTGGTTCTGCCAGAAGCAGGAGGTCTCCGTTACCAGCGGATCGATAACCACCATGTACTTCAGCTTGCTCAGGCTGCGAACCACCTTGTTTTTGTCGGGGAAAGAGGCCACCGGGTTAAAGCCCTGACAGATATAGCCCGTGACGCGCCCCTTATCCATCATGTTGAAATACTTGATGACGTCATACGACTGGTCCCATTTCGGCAGCCACTCGAAGCCCCAGTCGTTATCTTTTTGCGCCGCATCGCCGTAGAAGGATTTCAGCAGGCTGACGGCAAACTTCGGATAGTTGCTCCAGTAGTTCACCTGATCCGGTAGCGTCGCTTTTGGCGTATTCGCCGCCAGCCAGGTTTGCAGATCCGCCTGTTTTTCAGAGGGCAGCGTCAGATAGCCCGGCAGGCTGGTCGACAACAGCCCCAGATCGGTTAAGCCCTGAATGTTGGAGTGTCCACGTAGGGCGTTCACGCCGCCGCCGGCCATCCCCATATTGCCGAGCAGCAGTTGGATCATCGCCATAGTGCGGATGTTCTGCGCGCCCACGGTGTGCTGCGTCCAGCCCAGCGCATACAGGAAGGTGGTGGTTCTGTCCGCCGCGCTGGTCGACGCCAGCACTTCGCACACTCGCAGGAAATCCGCTTTCGGCGTACCGCAAATATTCTCGACGACCTCCGGCGTATAGCGGGAAACGTGCTGCTTCAGCAGATTCCACACGCAGCGCGGGTCGGTCAGGGTGTCATCGCGTTTCGCATAGCCGTTTTCATCGAACTGATAGCTCCAGGACGATTTATCGTACTGTCGTTTTTCGGCGTCATAACCGCTGAACAAACCGTCTTCGAAGGCAAAATCCTCCCGCACCAGCAGGCCGGCGTTGGTGTAGTGCTTAACGTATTCGGCGTTAATTTTATTGTTTTCGATCAGGTACAGCAGCACACCGGAAAGGAACGTAATGTCCGTACCGGAGCGAATCGGCGCATAAATATCGGCCACAGACGCCGTACGCGTAAAGCGCGGGTCGACGACGATAAGCGTCGCATCGTTGTTGTTTTTCGCCTCTATCGCCCAGCGGAAACCCACCGGGTGGGCTTCTGCGGCATTACCGCCCATCACCACCACGACGTTGGCGTTTTTGATATCCACCCAGTGGTTGGTCATCGCACCGCGACCAAATGTTGGAGCAAGACTTGCTACCGTTGGTCCGTGTCAGACGCGCGCCTGGTTGTCTACCGCCAGCATGCCGAGAGAGCGCACAAATTTTTGCGTCAGCATGCCGGTTTCATTACTTGCCGCAGATGCGCAGAGCATCCCGGTGGAAAGCCAGCGGTTGACCGTGACGCCCTGCTCGTTCTTTTCTATAAAGTTGGCGTCGCGATCGGCTTTCATTAATTTTGCAATTCGGGAGAACGCGTCGTCCCAGGAGATGCGCTGCCACCTGTCCGACCCCGGCGCCCGATACTCCGGATAGCGCAGGCGGTTTTCGCTGTGGACATAGTCCAGCAGCCCGGCCCCTTTGGGACACAGCGCGCCGCGGCTGACCGGATGATCCGGGTCGCCCTCAATATGATAAATCGCTTCTTTGGCGTTCTTCGCGCCATCCCCCAGGCTGTACATCAACAGCCCACATCCCACGGAGCAATATGTGCAGGTATTACGAACCTCTTTTGCGCGTAACAGCTTATAGTTACGCGCCTGAGCCAGCGCCATTTTCGGGGCGAACCCTAATGCCGCGGCCGTGGTCCCGGCCATACCGCCCGCGCAGATTTTAAAAAACTGCCTGCGACTGACGTCCATTGTTTTCCTCGTTAATCAGGATAAATCACGGGGAAAACTAACAGCCCGGGCGCTGATTTTTTTGCGTCAAATCAATATCGAAAACTAATGCCCCCTTAATAGTTGGCGCTGGCGAATTTTAATAATCCTTTGTGATTAAGGTGACGGAAATTAACGCCCCACCGCCGCCATAAAAGTGGTATAAATTATTCTTTGGTCTCAAGAAAAGAACTCCGGGGAAAATGACAAAACAACGCGCGACGCTTATTGGACTCATCGCCATCATCCTGTGGAGCACCATGGTCGGGCTTATCCGCGGCGTCAGCGAGGGGCTCGGGCCCGTCGGCGGCGCGGCGATGATCTACTCGCTAAGCGGCCTGCTGCTGGTCTTCACCGTCGGAATCCCTGGCGTACGGCAATTTTCTCTGCGCTACCTGCTGGCCGGATGCCTGCTGTTCGTCAGCTATGAAATTTGTCTTGCCCTGTCGCTGGGCTATGCCGCCACCCGTCAGCAGGCCATCGAGGTGGGGATGGTGAATTATTTGTGGCCGAGCCTGACCATTCTGTTCGCTATTTTGTTTAACGGTCAAAAATCAACCTTATTGATCGTCCCCGGGCTCCTGCTTTCGCTGCTCGGCGTCAGTTGGGTACTCGGCGGCGAGAACGGATTAAATATTGATGAAATTATCAGCAATATTATTTCCAGCCCCCTGAGCTATATTCTGGCCTTCTGCGGCGCATTTATCTGGGCAGCCTACTGTACGGTTACCGCGAAATATGCGAAAGGGAAAAACGGCATCACCTTTTTCGTATTACTGACGGGGCTTAGCCTGTGGATACAATATCTGTTCAGCGACCAGCCGCCGATGCAGTTCAGCTGGCCGGTGGTTATCAAACTTATTATGTGCGCGCTGTCGCTCGGCTTCGCCTACGCGGCATGGAACATCGGCATCCTGCACGGCAGCGTCAGCCTGCTGGCCGTCGGCTCCTACTTTACCCCGGTACTGTCCTCGGCGCTGGCCTCGTTCCTGCTCAGCGCCCCGCTCTCCTGGAGCTTCTGGCAGGGCGCCTGCATGGTGTGCGCCGGCTCGCTGTTGTGCTGGTTAGCCACCCGAAGCCGCTAGCTTCACGCGGTCTGGCGCACCTTTGCCAGGCCGAACCAGACGCCGACCGCCAGCGCCAGCAGCATTCCCCCGGCGCTGAACAGCACCACGCTGTGCGATGAAATAAACGCGGTTTTCGCCGCGTCGATGACCGCCATCGCCTGCGGCTGCTCCAGCGTCTGCGCCAGCTGTACCGCCTCGCCGATAGACGACGACGCCCGCGCCGCTTCCCCGGCCAGCAGCCCGTCCGGCAGCAAAATAGAGCCGCTGTAGCTGCGGGTGAGGATCAGACCGAACACCGCAATACCCAGCCCGGCGCCAAGCTCGTAGGCCATGGTTTCGATAGCCCCGGCCGCGGCCGCTTTTTCTTTCGGCGCCGCCGCCATTATCGCCGCCGTTGAGGCCAGCAGCGCGCTGGCGGCGCTGAAGCCCAGCATCGTCATCAGCCCCCAGGCCTGCCACTGCTGGGTGGTAAAATCGGTCATCGACAGTCCGAGGAAACTTAACGCGCTGAGCATCATGCCGCCGGTCGCCACTTCACGCAAACCAATGCGCGACACCAGTATTCCGGCGATGGGGCCGCTAAAACCGCTCGCCAGCATCACCGGCAGCATAAACAGCCCCGCTTCGAACGGCGTTTTGCCGTGCACAAACTGCAGCTCCTGCGCCATCAGCAGCTCAAAGCCCACCAGCGTCGCCAGCGCGGTTATCGCCATCATCACGCCGCAGAGGATAATACGGTGGGTGAACAGCCGCATGTCGATCATCGGCGTACGCGCCGCCAGCTGAATGCGCACGAAGGCCGTCAGCAGTACGCCGCCCACCAGCAGCGCCAGCGCAACAAACCCCAGCCCTTCGCTGCCCTTGATCGCCGATTTGGCGCTCCACACCAGCAGCAGAATCGCCGCCACCAGCATGACCGCGTGGGTAAAGTTCAGCGGCTGCTCGCGCCGCCCCGGCTGCCACGGCACGACCCGCGCGCTAACCGCCATCACCACCAGCACGATCGGTACGTTGATCAGAAAAACCGCGCCCCACCAGAAGTGCTCAAGCACAATCCCGCCGATTAGCGGGCCGAACGCTGCGCCGCCGGAACCGATGGTCGCCCACAGCCCCAGCGCCATATTGCGGTGGCGCGCCTCGCTGAAGGTATTGCGAATACCCGCCAGCGTCGCCGGAACGATCATCGCCGCCCCGACGGCCAGACAGGCGCGGGCGGCGATAAGCCACATCGCGCTGGGGGCGAACGCCGCCGCCAGCGAGGCAAGGCCGAACAGCCCGCTGCCGGACAGCAGCAGGCGCTTAAAGCCGATGCGATCGCCAAGCGCGCCCATCGGCAGCACCATTCCGGCCATCACCAGCGAATAAATATCGATTATCCATAACAGTTCATTGCTGCTGGTCCCCAGCGATACGCTCAGCGTCGGCGCTGCAACGTGCAGCACGGTGGCATCAATCGCGACCGGGATATACACCAGCAAAATCGCAAATAACGTTACCCATTGGCGAAACATACATCTCCCTCATAAATACAAAGCTGGACATCCGTCCAGTTTGCGATCGTGGGGGAAAGTTGAACACTTGTCCAGCTTTTTGTTATTATCGCCCTATCACCGCCAGGGAAGAGAGATATGGGCTATCTGAATCGCGAAGAACGTCGGGAAACCATCATGCAGGCCGCCATGCGCGTCGCGCTGGATCAAGGGTTTACCGGTATGACGGTCCGCAACATCGCCACCGCCGCGGGCGTCGCCGCAGGCCAGGTCCACCACCATTTCACCTCCTCCGGCGAGCTAAAATCCCAGGCGTTTATCCGCGTGATCCGCGAGATGATGGATCTGCAGCGCCTTTCGCGCACCGCCGGCTGGCGTGAACAGCTGTTTTCCGCCCTCGGCAGCGAGGACGGACGGCTGGAGCCCTATATCCGCCTGTGGCGCCAGGCGCAGCTGCTGGCCGACAGCGATCCGGAAATCAAAAGCGCGTACCTGCTGACCATGAACCTGTGGCATGACGAAGCGGTCAGGATCATTCGCGCGGGCCATGCCGCTGGCGAATTTACCCTGCGCGATAGCGCCGAAAATATCGCCTGGCGGCTGATTTCGCTGGTCTGTGGACTGGACGGGATTTACGTGCTGGGAATGCCGGAGGTAGACGATGCCGCATTCACCCGCCACCTGCAGCACGTTATTCAGCTTGAGTTATTTTCGTAACATTCCCCCTGAAGACTCAAAATCATTCCGGCGCAAACCGGTGAGCCTCGGGAGTATAATTACAATTAGTAACACTTAAGCCGCGCTATATCCAACGGCCATTCGCGGGGTCGTCCTTTTTTATCTATCCTTTTTCACATCACCATAAAATTCAACCCCATCTGCAGAACCCAGGTTCTGCCCATTTCTTTTTGCTTATTTTCAATCATATGCTGGCGCAGTCGAGGGCGATATGTCACAACAAAGTGAGAAGAATAATCATTATCTTTTAAGCAACTGGAAGCCAGAAAACGCGGCGTTTTGGGAGAATAAGGGCAAGCATATTGCCAGAAGAAATCTATGGATTTCTGTGGCTTGCCTGCTGCTGGCCTTCTGCGTATGGATGCTGTTTAGCGCCGTATCGGTCAACCTGAATAAAGTCGGGTTTAATTTTACTACCGATGAACTGTTTTTATTAACTGCACTGCCTTCTTTATCCGGGGCAATATTGCGCGTGCCCTACTCCTTTATGGTACCTATATTTGGCGGCCGGTACTGGACGGTAATAAGCACGGTTATTCTGATTATTCCCTGCATCTGGCTCGGAATTGCCATTCAAAATACCGCTACCCCGTACTGGGTATTTATTGTAATTGCGCTGCTGTGCGGATTTGCCGGCGCTAATTTCGCCTCCAGCATGGGCAATATCAGCTTTTTCTTTCCGAAAGCCAGACAGGGCAGCGCGCTCGGCGTCAACGGCGGCCTCGGCAACCTCGGCGTCAGCGTGATGCAGATGGTCGCCCCGGCGGTGATCTTTGTGCCGGTCTTCACCTTTCTCGGCGTTCACGGCGCGCCGCAGGGCGACGGTTCGACGATGTGGCTTGCCAATGCGGCCTGGATCTGGGCGCCGCTGCTGCTTATCGCCACTCTTGCCGCCTGGTTCGGGATGAACGATATCGCCAGCTCGAAAGCCTCGGTAGCGGACCAGCTGCCGGTGCTGGGCAGGCTGCACATGTGGGTGCTGGCGCTGCTGTATCTGGCGACCTTCGGCTCCTTTATCGGCTTTTCGGCAGGGTTCGCCATGCTGTCGAAAACCCAGTTCCCGGACGTCAATATCCTGAAGCTGGCCTTCTTCGGCCCCTTCCTCGGCGCCCTGGCGCGCTCGGCGGGCGGGGTTATCTCCGACAAGCTCGGCGGCGTGCGGGTGACGCTGGTGAATTTCGTCTTTATGGCGCTGTTTACCGCCCTGCTGTTCCTCACGCTGCCCGGCGGCGGCTCGCAGGGGAATTTCACCACCTTCTACATCGTCTTCATGGGGCTGTTCCTCACCGCCGGGCTCGGCAGCGGCTCCACGTTCCAGATGATCGCCATTATCTTCCGTCAGATAACCATCGCCCGGGTGAAAAAGCGCGGCGGCAGCGACGAGCAGGCGCAGCAGGAGGCGGTGACCGACACCGCGGCGGCGCTGGGTTTTATCTCCGCTATCGGCGCGGTCGGCGGCTTTTTCATCCCGAAAGCCTTCGGCACCTCGCTTGCCATGACCGGCTCTCCCGTCGGCGCCATGAAGGTTTTTCTGGTGTTTTACATCGTCTGCGTG harbors:
- the fdnG gene encoding formate dehydrogenase-N subunit alpha; protein product: MDVSRRQFFKICAGGMAGTTAAALGFAPKMALAQARNYKLLRAKEVRNTCTYCSVGCGLLMYSLGDGAKNAKEAIYHIEGDPDHPVSRGALCPKGAGLLDYVHSENRLRYPEYRAPGSDRWQRISWDDAFSRIAKLMKADRDANFIEKNEQGVTVNRWLSTGMLCASAASNETGMLTQKFVRSLGMLAVDNQARVUHGPTVASLAPTFGRGAMTNHWVDIKNANVVVVMGGNAAEAHPVGFRWAIEAKNNNDATLIVVDPRFTRTASVADIYAPIRSGTDITFLSGVLLYLIENNKINAEYVKHYTNAGLLVREDFAFEDGLFSGYDAEKRQYDKSSWSYQFDENGYAKRDDTLTDPRCVWNLLKQHVSRYTPEVVENICGTPKADFLRVCEVLASTSAADRTTTFLYALGWTQHTVGAQNIRTMAMIQLLLGNMGMAGGGVNALRGHSNIQGLTDLGLLSTSLPGYLTLPSEKQADLQTWLAANTPKATLPDQVNYWSNYPKFAVSLLKSFYGDAAQKDNDWGFEWLPKWDQSYDVIKYFNMMDKGRVTGYICQGFNPVASFPDKNKVVRSLSKLKYMVVIDPLVTETSCFWQNHGEMNDVDTASIQTEVFRLPSTCFAEEDGSIANSGRWLQWHWKGQDAPGEARNDGEILAGIYHRLRAMYRAEGGKGVEPLLKMRWDYKQPDHPESAEVAKENNGVALADLFDANGNLLAKKGQLLSSFALLRDDGSTASSCWIYTGSWTEQGNQMANRDNADPSGLGNTLGWSWAWPLNRRVLYNRASADINGKPWDPKRMLIEWNGQKWTGNDIPDFSTAAPGSKTGPFIMQPEGLGRLFALDKLAEGPFPEHYEPMETPLGTNPLHPGVISSPVVRIYEDDVLRLGKKDRFPYVGTTYRLTEHFHTWTKHARLNAIAQPEQFVEISETLAASKGIANGDRVTVSSRRGFIRAVAVVTRRLQTLNVNGQQVETVGIPLHWGFEGVAQKGYIANTLTPNVGDANSQTPEYKAFLVNIEKA
- the yddG gene encoding aromatic amino acid DMT transporter YddG, with the translated sequence MTKQRATLIGLIAIILWSTMVGLIRGVSEGLGPVGGAAMIYSLSGLLLVFTVGIPGVRQFSLRYLLAGCLLFVSYEICLALSLGYAATRQQAIEVGMVNYLWPSLTILFAILFNGQKSTLLIVPGLLLSLLGVSWVLGGENGLNIDEIISNIISSPLSYILAFCGAFIWAAYCTVTAKYAKGKNGITFFVLLTGLSLWIQYLFSDQPPMQFSWPVVIKLIMCALSLGFAYAAWNIGILHGSVSLLAVGSYFTPVLSSALASFLLSAPLSWSFWQGACMVCAGSLLCWLATRSR
- a CDS encoding MFS transporter; this translates as MFRQWVTLFAILLVYIPVAIDATVLHVAAPTLSVSLGTSSNELLWIIDIYSLVMAGMVLPMGALGDRIGFKRLLLSGSGLFGLASLAAAFAPSAMWLIAARACLAVGAAMIVPATLAGIRNTFSEARHRNMALGLWATIGSGGAAFGPLIGGIVLEHFWWGAVFLINVPIVLVVMAVSARVVPWQPGRREQPLNFTHAVMLVAAILLLVWSAKSAIKGSEGLGFVALALLVGGVLLTAFVRIQLAARTPMIDMRLFTHRIILCGVMMAITALATLVGFELLMAQELQFVHGKTPFEAGLFMLPVMLASGFSGPIAGILVSRIGLREVATGGMMLSALSFLGLSMTDFTTQQWQAWGLMTMLGFSAASALLASTAAIMAAAPKEKAAAAGAIETMAYELGAGLGIAVFGLILTRSYSGSILLPDGLLAGEAARASSSIGEAVQLAQTLEQPQAMAVIDAAKTAFISSHSVVLFSAGGMLLALAVGVWFGLAKVRQTA
- a CDS encoding TetR family transcriptional regulator, with product MGYLNREERRETIMQAAMRVALDQGFTGMTVRNIATAAGVAAGQVHHHFTSSGELKSQAFIRVIREMMDLQRLSRTAGWREQLFSALGSEDGRLEPYIRLWRQAQLLADSDPEIKSAYLLTMNLWHDEAVRIIRAGHAAGEFTLRDSAENIAWRLISLVCGLDGIYVLGMPEVDDAAFTRHLQHVIQLELFS